A single genomic interval of Streptomyces sp. BA2 harbors:
- a CDS encoding NYN domain-containing protein has protein sequence MNDEIEISAQISAQLERANGLLERMLAEVAKTPSTHAIFVDAGYVYAAAGRLAVGTEDRRAFDLDAEGLIEAFIDKARTIFADSRLLRVYWYDGARRRIHTVEQQSIAELPDVKVRLGNLNANNQQKGVDSLIRTDLESLARHRAISDAALIGGDEDLVSAVEAAQGYGARVHLWGIEASEGRNQAEPLLWEVDSQRTFDLDFFKPYVSRRSAAATYETAGTPRPSREDVRFVGAQIAAKWLAARGSRALVDLLPGHPYLPGSVDQELLVEAEKLLAYSLRGQSDLRRALRDGFWEHLQTQY, from the coding sequence ATGAACGACGAGATCGAGATCAGCGCCCAGATCAGTGCCCAGCTGGAGCGCGCCAACGGGCTCCTCGAGCGCATGCTCGCCGAGGTGGCGAAGACGCCGTCCACGCACGCGATCTTCGTCGACGCCGGGTATGTGTACGCGGCGGCGGGACGGCTCGCGGTCGGCACGGAGGACCGGCGCGCCTTCGACCTGGACGCGGAGGGGCTGATCGAGGCGTTCATCGACAAGGCGCGCACGATCTTCGCGGACAGCCGTCTGCTGCGCGTCTACTGGTACGACGGTGCGCGGCGCCGCATCCACACGGTGGAGCAGCAGTCGATCGCGGAGCTCCCCGACGTCAAGGTCCGCCTGGGCAACCTCAACGCGAACAACCAGCAGAAGGGCGTGGATTCCCTCATCCGGACGGATCTGGAGTCACTCGCCCGGCACCGCGCGATCAGCGACGCGGCTCTGATCGGGGGCGACGAGGACCTCGTCTCGGCGGTCGAGGCGGCGCAGGGGTACGGCGCGCGGGTGCATCTGTGGGGCATCGAGGCGAGCGAGGGCCGCAATCAGGCGGAGCCGCTGCTGTGGGAGGTCGACAGCCAGCGCACGTTCGACCTCGACTTCTTCAAGCCGTACGTGTCCCGGCGCAGCGCCGCGGCGACGTACGAGACGGCGGGCACGCCGCGGCCCTCCCGCGAGGACGTGCGGTTCGTGGGCGCGCAGATCGCCGCGAAGTGGCTGGCCGCGCGGGGGAGCAGGGCGCTGGTGGACCTGCTGCCCGGCCATCCGTACCTGCCGGGGTCCGTCGACCAGGAGCTCCTGGTGGAGGCCGAGAAGCTGCTCGCGTACTCGCTGCGGGGGCAGTCGGACCTGAGGCGGGCGCTGCGGGACGGCTTCTGGGAGCACTTGCAGACGCAGTACTAG
- a CDS encoding alpha/beta fold hydrolase, producing MSRPPTFTPPPGVDARLLQTVRGSFATLDARPAGEAKGTVLLLPGFTGSKEDFIALLRPIADAGYRAVSVDGRGQYETPGPADDEFPYRQDELAQDVLAQADAVGGTPHLLGHSLGGLIARAAVLRAATLRTPAGTFASLTLMASGPAQIAPSQQARAKMLTDALGVLSMAEAWAAIQAMDPPEEADLDGEVLRRRWLRHSPAQLIATGKQLCVEPDRVTELAATPLPKHVISGERDDTWPIPWLDEMAERLRAHRTVIAGAEHSPNTDRPAETAAALIAFWDQHNGSDDQA from the coding sequence ATGAGCAGGCCCCCGACCTTCACCCCGCCCCCCGGCGTCGACGCGCGGCTTCTCCAGACCGTGCGCGGCAGCTTCGCCACCCTGGATGCCCGCCCGGCCGGCGAGGCCAAGGGCACCGTCCTGCTGCTCCCCGGATTCACCGGGAGCAAGGAGGACTTCATCGCCCTGCTCAGGCCCATCGCCGATGCCGGGTACCGAGCCGTCTCCGTAGACGGCCGGGGGCAGTACGAGACCCCAGGCCCAGCCGACGACGAATTCCCTTACAGGCAGGACGAGTTGGCCCAGGACGTCCTCGCCCAGGCCGACGCCGTCGGTGGCACGCCGCACCTCCTCGGGCACTCCCTCGGAGGGCTCATCGCTCGCGCCGCCGTCCTCCGCGCCGCCACCCTCCGCACCCCCGCGGGCACCTTTGCCTCGCTCACCCTGATGGCGTCAGGCCCGGCCCAGATCGCACCCTCCCAGCAGGCCCGCGCCAAGATGCTGACGGACGCGCTCGGCGTCCTGTCCATGGCCGAGGCCTGGGCGGCCATCCAGGCCATGGATCCGCCGGAGGAGGCCGACCTCGACGGCGAGGTCCTGCGCCGGCGCTGGCTGCGGCACAGTCCCGCCCAGCTCATCGCCACCGGCAAGCAGCTCTGCGTCGAGCCCGACCGCGTCACGGAGCTCGCCGCGACGCCTCTGCCCAAGCACGTCATCTCCGGCGAGCGCGACGACACCTGGCCCATCCCCTGGCTCGACGAGATGGCCGAGCGGCTGCGGGCCCACCGCACGGTCATCGCGGGTGCGGAGCACTCCCCCAACACCGACCGCCCCGCGGAGACCGCCGCCGCCCTCATCGCCTTCTGGGACCAGCACAACGGCAGCGACGACCAGGCTTAG
- a CDS encoding DEAD/DEAH box helicase codes for MTLPVALSGSDVIGQAKTGTGKTLGFGLPLLERVTVPADVEAGRAKPEQLTDAPQALIVVPTRELCQQVTNDLLTAGKARNVRVLAIYGGRAYEPQVEALKKGIDIVVGTPGRLLDLAGQKKLNLKHIKCLVLDEADEMLDLGFLPDVERIINMLPPKRQTMLFSATMPGAVIGLARRYMSQPTHIRATAPDDEGQTVANTKQHVYRAHNMDKPEMVSRILQADGRGLAMIFCRTKRTAADIAEQLEKRGFASGAVHGDLGQGAREQALRAFRNGKVDVLVCTDVAARGIDVGGVTHVINYQSPEDEKTYLHRIGRTGRAGAKGIAITLVDWDDIPRWQLINKALNLGLSDPVETYSSSPHLYEELSIPAGTKGVLPRAERTRAGLRAEEVEDLGETGGKGGSRDRGGRGSRDGRDRDRGRASEPAPEREPREARTPRRRRRTRSGTPLETPAVAAAEVVSAPAAEELTEPRAPRRRRRTRSGSEAAEAVVETVEAVETVEAAETAAETKPRRRTRKAAEPAVAEAAAETQTETKPRKRTRKAAEAVVDTAEAAETTEAKPRRRTRKAAEAVVETVEAVETVEAAETAAETKPRRRTRKAAEPAVAEAATETQTEAKPRKRTRKAAEAVVDTAEAAETTEAKPRRRTRKAAEPVVAEAAAETQAETKPRKRTRKAAEAVVDAVEAEIPAQSTEETKPRRRTRKAAEAPAATEEAAVAKPRRRTRKAVAAPAEES; via the coding sequence ATGACGCTGCCCGTAGCGCTCTCCGGCTCCGACGTCATCGGCCAGGCCAAGACCGGCACCGGCAAGACGCTCGGCTTCGGACTCCCGCTCCTTGAGCGCGTGACCGTCCCCGCGGACGTCGAGGCCGGCCGGGCCAAGCCCGAGCAGCTGACCGACGCCCCGCAGGCGCTCATCGTCGTCCCCACCCGTGAGCTGTGCCAGCAGGTCACGAACGACCTCCTGACCGCCGGCAAGGCGCGTAACGTCCGCGTCCTCGCCATATACGGCGGCCGTGCCTACGAGCCGCAGGTCGAGGCCCTCAAGAAGGGCATCGACATCGTCGTCGGCACGCCGGGGCGTCTGCTCGACCTCGCGGGCCAGAAGAAGCTCAACCTCAAGCACATCAAGTGCCTGGTCCTCGACGAGGCCGACGAGATGCTCGACCTGGGCTTCCTGCCCGACGTCGAGCGGATCATCAACATGCTGCCGCCGAAGCGCCAGACGATGCTGTTCTCGGCGACCATGCCGGGCGCGGTCATCGGCCTGGCCCGTCGCTACATGTCGCAGCCCACGCACATCCGCGCCACCGCGCCGGACGACGAGGGCCAGACCGTCGCGAACACCAAGCAGCACGTGTACCGCGCGCACAACATGGACAAGCCCGAGATGGTCTCGCGCATCCTCCAGGCCGACGGCCGCGGACTCGCGATGATCTTCTGCCGTACGAAGCGGACCGCCGCGGACATCGCCGAGCAGCTCGAGAAGCGCGGGTTCGCCTCGGGCGCCGTGCACGGCGACCTCGGCCAGGGCGCCCGCGAGCAGGCGCTGCGCGCCTTCCGCAACGGCAAGGTGGACGTGCTCGTCTGCACGGACGTCGCCGCACGCGGCATCGACGTCGGTGGCGTCACGCACGTCATCAACTACCAGTCCCCCGAGGACGAGAAGACCTACCTGCACCGCATCGGCCGTACCGGCCGCGCGGGCGCCAAGGGCATCGCGATCACGCTGGTCGACTGGGACGACATCCCGCGCTGGCAGCTGATCAACAAGGCGCTGAACCTCGGCCTCAGCGACCCGGTCGAGACGTACTCAAGCTCTCCTCACCTGTACGAGGAGCTGAGCATCCCGGCGGGCACGAAGGGTGTGCTGCCGCGCGCCGAGCGGACCCGTGCCGGGCTGCGCGCCGAGGAGGTCGAAGACCTCGGCGAGACCGGCGGCAAGGGTGGCTCACGCGACCGTGGCGGCCGTGGCAGCCGTGACGGCCGCGACCGTGACCGTGGGCGCGCTTCCGAGCCCGCCCCGGAGCGCGAGCCGCGTGAGGCGCGTACGCCGCGTCGCCGTCGCCGCACCCGTTCGGGTACGCCGCTGGAGACTCCGGCGGTGGCTGCGGCTGAGGTGGTTTCCGCCCCCGCGGCCGAAGAACTGACGGAGCCGCGCGCGCCGCGTCGCCGCCGCCGGACGCGGAGCGGTTCTGAGGCTGCGGAGGCCGTGGTCGAGACGGTCGAGGCCGTGGAGACGGTCGAGGCCGCGGAGACTGCTGCCGAGACGAAGCCGCGCCGTCGTACGCGCAAGGCCGCGGAGCCGGCTGTTGCCGAGGCAGCTGCGGAGACGCAGACCGAGACGAAGCCGCGCAAGCGCACCCGCAAGGCCGCGGAAGCGGTCGTCGACACGGCCGAGGCCGCAGAGACCACCGAGGCCAAGCCGCGCCGCCGTACGCGCAAGGCCGCGGAGGCCGTGGTCGAGACGGTCGAGGCCGTGGAGACGGTCGAGGCCGCGGAGACTGCTGCCGAGACGAAGCCGCGCCGTCGTACGCGCAAGGCCGCGGAGCCGGCTGTTGCCGAGGCGGCGACGGAGACGCAGACCGAAGCGAAGCCGCGCAAGCGGACCCGCAAGGCCGCGGAAGCGGTCGTCGACACGGCCGAGGCCGCGGAGACCACCGAGGCCAAGCCGCGCCGCCGTACGCGCAAGGCCGCGGAGCCGGTTGTTGCCGAGGCAGCGGCGGAGACCCAGGCCGAGACGAAGCCGCGCAAGCGCACCCGCAAGGCCGCGGAAGCGGTCGTCGACGCGGTCGAGGCGGAGATCCCCGCTCAGTCGACGGAGGAGACGAAGCCGCGTCGCCGTACACGCAAGGCTGCGGAAGCTCCGGCTGCCACGGAGGAGGCAGCGGTTGCGAAGCCGCGCCGCCGTACGCGCAAGGCGGTGGCGGCGCCGGCCGAGGAGAGCTGA
- a CDS encoding ferritin-like fold-containing protein: METPDTAADTPAEPTGIAAQDWKTASADPNYRAAVVDLLGALAYGELAAFERLAEDAKLAPTLGDKAELAKMASAEFHHFEQLRDRLSAIGADATEAMEPFVAALDGFHRQTAPSDWLEGLVKAYVGDSIASDFYREVAARLDGDTRRLVLGVLDDTGHASFAVEKVRAAIDADPRVGGRLALWARRLMGEALSQSQRVVADRDALSTMLVGGVADGFDLAEVGRMFSRITEAHTKRMAALGLAA; the protein is encoded by the coding sequence ATGGAGACGCCTGACACCGCCGCTGACACACCTGCCGAACCCACGGGAATCGCCGCCCAGGACTGGAAGACCGCTTCCGCCGACCCGAACTACCGCGCCGCGGTCGTGGACCTGCTCGGAGCGCTCGCCTACGGAGAGCTCGCGGCGTTCGAGCGGCTCGCGGAGGACGCGAAGCTGGCGCCGACGCTCGGCGACAAGGCGGAGCTGGCGAAGATGGCGTCGGCGGAGTTCCACCACTTCGAGCAGTTGCGTGACCGGCTCTCGGCGATCGGCGCGGACGCGACCGAGGCGATGGAGCCCTTCGTGGCCGCGCTCGACGGGTTCCACCGCCAGACGGCGCCGTCCGACTGGCTTGAGGGCCTGGTCAAGGCGTACGTGGGCGACTCGATCGCCAGTGACTTCTACCGCGAGGTCGCGGCGCGGCTCGACGGCGACACCCGCCGTCTCGTCCTCGGTGTGCTCGACGACACGGGGCACGCGAGCTTCGCGGTGGAGAAGGTGCGGGCCGCGATCGACGCGGATCCGCGTGTGGGTGGGCGGCTCGCGTTGTGGGCGCGGCGGCTCATGGGCGAGGCCCTGTCGCAGTCGCAGCGGGTCGTTGCCGACCGGGACGCCTTGTCGACCATGCTGGTCGGGGGCGTTGCCGATGGGTTCGACCTTGCCGAGGTCGGGCGGATGTTCTCTCGGATCACTGAGGCGCACACCAAGCGGATGGCCGCGCTTGGCCTGGCGGCGTAG
- a CDS encoding DUF3107 domain-containing protein has protein sequence MEVKIGVQYAPREIVLESGQSAEEVEHAVSEALTGKSPLLSLVDDHGRKVLVPADRLAYVELGEPTARKVGFSAL, from the coding sequence GTGGAGGTCAAGATCGGCGTGCAGTACGCGCCCCGCGAGATCGTGCTGGAGAGCGGCCAGAGTGCCGAGGAAGTCGAGCACGCGGTGTCCGAGGCGCTGACCGGCAAGTCGCCGCTGCTGAGCCTCGTGGACGACCACGGCCGCAAGGTCCTGGTTCCGGCCGACCGCCTTGCGTACGTCGAGCTCGGCGAGCCGACCGCACGCAAGGTGGGCTTCAGCGCCCTGTAG
- a CDS encoding TetR family transcriptional regulator has translation MTAIEQTEAARPRGTRLPRRARRNQLLGAAQEVFVAQGYHAAAMDDIAERAGVSKPVLYQHFPGKLDLYLALLDQHCESLLQSVRTALASTSDNKLRVAATMDAYFAYVEDEGGAFRLVFESDLTNEAAVRERVDRVTLQCAEAICEVIAEDTGLPRDEAMLLAVGLGGYSQVVARYWLASGSTVPRDKAVELLTSLAWRGIAGFPLHGVDGH, from the coding sequence GTGACAGCCATCGAGCAGACAGAGGCAGCGCGCCCTCGGGGCACACGCCTGCCGCGTCGTGCCCGACGCAATCAGTTGCTGGGCGCGGCGCAGGAGGTCTTCGTCGCGCAGGGTTACCACGCGGCGGCGATGGACGACATCGCCGAGCGGGCCGGAGTCAGCAAGCCGGTGCTCTACCAGCACTTCCCCGGCAAGCTCGACCTGTACCTCGCCCTGCTCGACCAGCACTGCGAATCACTGCTGCAGTCCGTCCGCACGGCACTTGCCTCCACCTCGGACAACAAACTGCGCGTCGCGGCCACGATGGACGCGTACTTCGCTTACGTGGAGGACGAGGGCGGCGCGTTCCGCCTCGTCTTCGAGTCCGACCTGACGAACGAGGCCGCGGTCCGCGAGCGTGTGGACCGGGTCACCCTCCAGTGCGCGGAAGCGATCTGCGAGGTCATCGCCGAGGACACGGGCCTGCCCCGTGACGAGGCGATGCTGCTCGCCGTGGGCCTGGGCGGCTACTCCCAGGTGGTCGCCAGGTACTGGCTCGCCAGTGGCAGCACGGTCCCGCGCGACAAGGCGGTGGAGCTGCTCACCTCGCTGGCGTGGCGCGGCATCGCCGGCTTCCCGCTGCATGGCGTGGACGGCCACTGA
- a CDS encoding alpha/beta fold hydrolase yields MSSTELPNVIAASVAPKPGAVGVAAGERLDSVNLPGLTLSVRSRPSVREGLPAALYVHGLGGSSQNWSALMPMLEDVVDCAALDLPGFGDSPPPDDGDYSVTGHARAVIRYLDTREHGPVHLIANSLGGAITTRVAAVRPDLVRTLTLISPALPELRVQRTAVPTGLLAVPGVAALFTRLTKDWTAEQRVSGVMALCYGDPGRVSPEGYSAAVREMERRLALPYMWDAMSRSARGIVNAYTLGGQHGLWRQAERVLAPTLLIYGGKDLLVSYRMARRAAAAFRDSRLLTLPDAGHVAMMEYPDTVATAIRELLADTGELHASGHPGAGS; encoded by the coding sequence ATGTCTTCGACCGAGCTGCCGAACGTGATCGCCGCCTCCGTCGCGCCCAAGCCGGGTGCCGTCGGGGTCGCGGCGGGCGAGCGGCTCGACTCGGTCAACCTGCCCGGGCTCACGCTTTCGGTGCGTTCCAGGCCGTCGGTCCGCGAGGGCCTTCCGGCCGCGTTGTACGTGCACGGGCTCGGCGGGTCCTCGCAGAACTGGTCGGCCCTGATGCCGATGCTCGAGGACGTCGTCGACTGTGCGGCCCTCGACCTTCCGGGCTTCGGCGACTCGCCGCCGCCGGACGACGGCGACTATTCGGTCACGGGGCACGCGCGCGCGGTCATCCGATATCTGGACACGCGCGAACACGGGCCCGTGCATCTGATCGCGAACTCGCTGGGCGGCGCGATCACCACCCGCGTCGCCGCCGTCCGCCCCGACCTCGTCCGCACCCTCACGCTGATCTCGCCCGCGCTCCCGGAGCTGCGGGTGCAGCGCACGGCGGTGCCGACCGGGCTCCTCGCGGTGCCCGGCGTCGCGGCGCTGTTCACCAGGCTCACCAAGGACTGGACGGCCGAGCAGCGGGTCAGCGGCGTCATGGCGCTCTGCTACGGAGACCCGGGCCGGGTCTCGCCGGAGGGTTACAGCGCGGCGGTGCGGGAGATGGAGCGCAGGCTCGCCCTCCCGTACATGTGGGACGCGATGTCCCGCTCGGCGCGCGGCATCGTGAACGCGTACACACTGGGCGGGCAGCACGGTCTGTGGCGGCAGGCGGAGCGGGTGCTCGCGCCGACGCTGCTCATCTACGGCGGCAAGGATCTGCTCGTGTCGTACCGCATGGCCCGCAGGGCCGCCGCCGCGTTCCGTGACTCGCGGCTGCTCACGCTGCCGGACGCGGGGCATGTGGCGATGATGGAGTATCCGGATACGGTGGCCACGGCGATCCGCGAACTCCTCGCGGACACGGGCGAGTTGCATGCATCCGGTCATCCGGGCGCGGGGAGCTGA
- a CDS encoding DUF3152 domain-containing protein, protein MGRHSRRGSADLADNTGNTNTDAIPPQQGARPPGPGTGRRRRAPGDGGTPAHGVPQATPPHGSPQATPPHGMPQATPPHGTPHVRGGHPEQRESGGAWGSGPRMGAAYGAPGARPAPPHTPGPRREYMDAFSGEFADDDLFGGGASRPSPMSAGGPPRDPYASVTDWDRLVDEDEKARGELWAAGAAGAAGADGADGFDGADGFDGPGGITVGDAEDAEDGKGGGKGRTFTGIAAAAVTTVLAVVVAGQVTDGPKDSAPRTQAAKGQEGREAAEDASRSDERPTPPESAPATYETKMAKKYPLDAKLTASGDFDAMAGFDKAPGKGQLFRYRVDVEKGMGLDGELFASAVQKTLNDDRSWAHGGGRTFERISSGQPDFVITLASPGTTAKWCAKSGLDTMEQNVSCDSAATDRVMINAYRWAQGAKTYGDRIHPYRQMLINHEVGHRLGFNHTDCTKDGQLAPVMQQQTKFLDHDGIKCKANPWAFPKS, encoded by the coding sequence GTGGGACGTCATAGCCGCCGGGGTTCGGCCGACCTCGCAGACAACACGGGCAACACGAACACCGACGCCATACCGCCACAGCAGGGTGCACGCCCGCCGGGTCCCGGCACGGGGCGCCGCAGGCGTGCCCCGGGCGACGGCGGCACGCCCGCACACGGCGTCCCCCAGGCCACTCCGCCGCACGGATCACCGCAGGCCACCCCGCCGCACGGCATGCCCCAGGCCACCCCGCCGCACGGCACGCCGCATGTCCGTGGCGGGCACCCCGAGCAGCGTGAGTCGGGCGGGGCGTGGGGATCCGGGCCGCGGATGGGCGCTGCCTACGGGGCGCCGGGAGCACGGCCCGCACCGCCCCACACGCCGGGGCCACGCCGCGAGTACATGGACGCGTTCAGCGGCGAATTCGCCGACGATGACCTCTTCGGGGGCGGCGCGAGCCGTCCCTCGCCCATGTCGGCCGGCGGCCCGCCCCGCGACCCGTACGCCTCCGTCACCGACTGGGACCGCTTGGTCGACGAGGACGAGAAGGCGCGGGGAGAGCTCTGGGCCGCCGGAGCCGCCGGAGCCGCCGGAGCCGACGGAGCCGATGGGTTCGACGGAGCCGATGGGTTCGACGGCCCCGGCGGCATCACGGTCGGCGACGCCGAAGACGCCGAGGACGGCAAGGGAGGCGGCAAGGGCCGCACCTTCACCGGGATCGCCGCCGCCGCTGTCACCACCGTCCTCGCGGTCGTCGTGGCCGGCCAAGTGACCGACGGGCCAAAGGATTCTGCGCCCCGGACGCAGGCCGCGAAGGGCCAGGAGGGACGTGAAGCGGCCGAGGACGCTTCCCGCTCGGACGAGCGCCCCACGCCTCCCGAGTCCGCCCCGGCGACGTACGAGACGAAGATGGCGAAGAAGTATCCGCTCGACGCCAAGCTCACGGCGTCCGGCGACTTCGACGCGATGGCCGGGTTCGACAAGGCGCCGGGCAAGGGGCAGTTGTTCCGCTACCGCGTCGACGTCGAGAAGGGCATGGGCCTGGACGGCGAGCTGTTCGCGTCGGCCGTGCAGAAGACCCTGAACGACGACCGGAGCTGGGCGCACGGCGGAGGCAGGACGTTCGAGCGGATCTCCTCGGGGCAACCCGACTTCGTCATCACGCTCGCCAGCCCGGGGACGACCGCGAAATGGTGCGCGAAATCCGGGCTCGACACCATGGAGCAGAACGTCTCCTGTGACTCCGCCGCCACGGACCGCGTGATGATCAATGCCTATCGGTGGGCGCAGGGCGCCAAGACCTACGGCGACCGCATTCATCCGTACCGGCAGATGTTGATCAATCACGAGGTCGGTCACCGGCTCGGCTTCAATCACACGGACTGCACGAAGGACGGCCAGCTCGCGCCCGTCATGCAGCAGCAGACGAAGTTCCTGGACCACGACGGAATCAAGTGCAAGGCCAACCCCTGGGCGTTCCCCAAGAGTTGA